The Deinococcus aquaticus genomic interval GGTGCGGGCGCGGACGCTGCTGGACTTCGGGCCGCCCACGGCGGTGCAGTCGGCCCTGACGCACCTGCTGACCGGCGGACACGTGGACCGCCACATCCGCCGCTCGCGCCGCTGGCACGCGCAGGTGCGCGCCGCGCTGACCACCTCGCTGGACGGTCTGGAGGGACTGGCGCACCTGGGAGGTATCGAGGCCGGCCTGCACGTGTGCCTGCACCTCCACCCCTCCCTGCCCGCCCCGGTCGTGGCGGCCGAACTGGCCACGCAGGGCGTGCACGTCTCCACCCTGGACTCGTACACGCTGGGCGAGGCTCCGAACGCGCTGCTGCTGGGGCACGGCGGCCTCAGCGCCGCGCAGGCGAGCGCGGGCGGGCGCGTGATCACGCAGGTCGTGCGAAGTTGCGCAACCCGCGCCGGACTCGCGCCGTACTCTGACGCATGAGCAAGTCTTTCACCCTTCCCATGCTGGCGGCGCTGCCCGCCCTGCTGGCCTCCTGCGGAAACGACCTCGACCGGTACTCCCGCACCACCTACGGCAGTTACGAGCAGTGCATCATCGCCAACCAGATCCTGATCCAGCAGGGCCTGAGCAACCCCTGCGTGCGCCACACAGGCGGCAGCTACTACGGCCCGTACGTGCTGATCGCGGGCGGCACCACCCGCTACGTCGGGTACAACAGCCTGGGGAGGGTGTCCGGCGCGGGACTGACCTTCGACAGCAAGCGCCGCTCGTACGGCAGTTTCAAGGCGCCGGTCAGCCGGGGCGGCTTCACGTCCAGCAGCCGCTCAGGCAGCTTCGGCGGCTGACCTCCGTCCACGTTCTCGTCCTACACGTCCTTTGCGCTCGCCTCCACTGGCGCGCGCCGGAGTCCCCATGCCCAGAGAATTCCGTCTGCCCCTGATGACTGCCGTCCTCCCCGCGCTGATCGCGTCGTGCGCGAACCCGCCCGCGCAGCAGATGAACCAGCCGTACACGCAGTACGGCACGCTCGGCTCGTCGAATGCCCCTGCACAGACCGTCCCGGACGGCTGTGAACTCGGACTCGACGGCGAGATCGACTGCGACGACGACAGCGTCAAACTGAAGTCCGGGAAAAGTTCAAGCAAGGTCGCCAAAGCGGTGGTGACGGGCGTTGCCGCCCGCGCGGCCAGCACGGGTAGCGGGTACGGCGGATGATCCGGCGCACCGTCACGCCCCGCCCGAACTGGGAGGCCAGATTGCAGGAGGTGGGCTTCACGTGGTTTGCGCCCACGCCAGAGCACCCGGTGCCGTACTGGAGCGAGGACGGGTACTACGCGTTCACGCCCGCGCAGATCGATCTCCTACGCGCGGCCAGTCAGGAACTCACGACCCTGGTGCTGGAGGCGACCGGGTACGCCATCGAACGCGGGCGACTGGCGGAACTGGGTATTCCCGCGTTCCTGCATAGCGCCGTGCGGGACTCCTGGGAGCAGGACGAGCCGACCGTGTACATGCGCCTGGACCTCGCCTACGACGGGCAGGGCGGCGTGAAGCTGCTGGAGGTGAACGCGCAGACGCCCACCAGTCTGCTGGAGGCGGCCGTCAGTCAGTGGCAGTGGCTCGAAGACCAGCAGGCGCGCGGCGAGCTGCCCGCCGGGGCGACGCAGTGGAACACCATTCACGAGGCCCTGACCGAACAGTGGGCGCACCTGAAAGCGGCGCGGGGGCTGACCGAGGTGGCGTTCAGCTCCGCCCGCGTGGAAGAGGACGCGGCGACCGTCACGTACCTGCGCGAACTGGCCGGGGCGGCGGGGCTGCGCACGTCGTTCATCTTCACCGAGGACCTGGGCACCAGCGCCGCCGAATCCTACCTGCTGGACACCTGGAGCCTCCCGCTGCGGCAACTGATGTGGCTGTGGCCGTTCGAGTTCGCGTGGGAATCCCGCGACTCGGCGTTCCTGGCGAGCACCGGCACGCGCTTCATCGAGCCGCTGTGGAAAGCTGTCACCGGCAGCAAGGGCCTGCTGGCGCTGCTGCACGAACTGAACCCCGGGCACCCGCACCTGCTGCCTGCCACGCTGAACCCCGGCGCGCTGGGTGCGAACGTGGTGCGCAAGCCGCTGTACTCCCGCGAGGGGCAGAACGTGCAACTGCCCGGCGAGGCCAGCACGCCCGGCGACTACGGCGACCTGCCCGTGGTCGAGCAGGCGTACACCGAACTACCCACGGCGCAGGCACCGGACGGGCCGCGCTACCCGGTGCTGGGCGTGTGGATCGCCGGGGACGAGGTGTGCGGCCTGGGCGTCCGCGAGGGCCGCTCCCGCGTGACGGACAACCGCGCGACCTTCGCCCCGCACGTGGTCGTGCCCGGATGAACGCGCCCACCACCTTCCGGCAGCGGCTGTACTCGTTCCTGGATCCCAGTGACGGGGCGGGCCGCGCCGAGCGGCTGTTCAACGCGCTGCTCGTCACGCTGATCCTCCTGACGATCGCCGTGACGATTGCAGGCACGGTCCCCGAGGTGCAGCGCGAGTACGGCCCGGTCATCCGTGTCTTCGACTACGTGTGCGCCTTCGTGTTCGGTCTGGAGTACCTGGGGCGGCTGTACGTCACGCCGCTGCGGCCCGGGTATGACGGCAGCTTGCGGTCGTACCTGCGCTACGCCACGTCGCCGCTGCCACTGATTGACCTGCTGGTGCTCGTCTCACTGATGGTGCCCGCCACGACCGCTCTGGCCAGCCTGCGCGGCCTGCGCCTGCTGAAGCTCCTGAGCCTGCTCAAGCTGGGCCGTTACTCGGATTCGCTGCAACTGATCGGGCGGGTCATCAGCCAGCGTGCAGGCGAGCTGCTGTCCACGGTCCTGATCGTGCTTGTGCTGGTATTCATCGCCGCCAGCCTGCTGTATCAGGTGGAATCCAGCGCCGGCACCAAAGGCTTCGAGAGCATCC includes:
- a CDS encoding glutathionylspermidine synthase family protein, coding for MIRRTVTPRPNWEARLQEVGFTWFAPTPEHPVPYWSEDGYYAFTPAQIDLLRAASQELTTLVLEATGYAIERGRLAELGIPAFLHSAVRDSWEQDEPTVYMRLDLAYDGQGGVKLLEVNAQTPTSLLEAAVSQWQWLEDQQARGELPAGATQWNTIHEALTEQWAHLKAARGLTEVAFSSARVEEDAATVTYLRELAGAAGLRTSFIFTEDLGTSAAESYLLDTWSLPLRQLMWLWPFEFAWESRDSAFLASTGTRFIEPLWKAVTGSKGLLALLHELNPGHPHLLPATLNPGALGANVVRKPLYSREGQNVQLPGEASTPGDYGDLPVVEQAYTELPTAQAPDGPRYPVLGVWIAGDEVCGLGVREGRSRVTDNRATFAPHVVVPG
- a CDS encoding ion transporter; its protein translation is MNAPTTFRQRLYSFLDPSDGAGRAERLFNALLVTLILLTIAVTIAGTVPEVQREYGPVIRVFDYVCAFVFGLEYLGRLYVTPLRPGYDGSLRSYLRYATSPLPLIDLLVLVSLMVPATTALASLRGLRLLKLLSLLKLGRYSDSLQLIGRVISQRAGELLSTVLIVLVLVFIAASLLYQVESSAGTKGFESIPQALWWAVVTLTTTGYGDVYPATPLGKAAAGLIMLFGVGMVALPAGMIASGFAEELSRLRQQETAAACCPHCGKTLE